The Mycobacterium riyadhense sequence CAGCACAGCGAAGACGACGATGATTCCGACGACCCCGAGCCGACGGCTGCGTGTCGCCGCGGCGCGCTCATCGAGCACCCGATGGTATCTGCCCAAGACCATTACTCGCACACCACCAAATCCTGTTGTGCGAACGAAACTTCGCCGATTCCCGGGAGACGGACTTGACCACGGGAGCAGGTGAAGGCCGCGGTCTCCTGCTGATCGTCGATGAGCGAGTCGCGCAGCCCCTGAATCAGCGACGGCACCAGGGACAGGCCGGCGATGATGGTTGGCGTCTGCGGAAACATCCGGCTCGTCAGGTCATAGAGCGGCACGGTCGATCCGTCAAAGGTGCGTTCGGCGTGTTGCAGGATGTGCACCAGGCTTCGTAGCAAAGGCAGTTCGATGTCGATCGAGGCGCGAAACTCGTCGGCCTTGGACGTAAACTTGGTCAGCAGCTGGTTCAACGTGGCGATGAGATGGAACAGCTGCCGCGATTTGCCGCCCAGGTCGCGTGAAATCTCGCCGAGATTGCGGATCAGCACGGTGATGGCGGCCTGACGGTTGACGGCGAACTTGGAGATGGCGTCCAGATCGTGCAACACCGGGCCGAGCCCGGTGTCGTCGCCTTGAATCAGCCGCAATAGGTTCTCGCCGAACTGGTTAAGCTGGGCCGGGTCGAGCGTGGCGAATACCGGACGGAACCCATTGAACAGCTTGGTGATATCGAATGACGGGACCGTCTGCCCGATCGGGATGGTGGCCCCCGCGGCCAGCCGTTCGCCCGTCGCAGCCGGTTGCACCAGTTCCACGTAGCGCTGACCCAGCAGGTTCTGAAAGCGCACGGCGGCAACGGTATTCCGGTACAAAGGGTGCTCGTTGAGTGCACTGAAGGCGACCTTGGCAGTGCGGCCGTCGAGACGAATGGCCTCGACCTTGCCCACTTGCACACCGGAAATGCGGACGTCGTTGCCGATGTCAAGACCCGAAACATCGGTGAAGGTTGCCGTGTAATGCGTGACCGGGCCGTTGACCGGGCTACGCAGGGCGGTGACCACGATGATCGCGCAGACCGTGGCGATCGCCGTGAAAGCGGTCAGCCACAACACCGATCCCGACACCTTCCTCACCGGCCACCCCCGGGAGCTTGAAGGATGACCTCGGTGCGCATCCGGACCTCGCCGTCGATAACCGGAAAGGCGGCGCTGGTGCGATCGAGGAGGCCGGAAAGCCGGTCATAGGCCGGTGCCAGACTACCCACGGCGTACATGGCCGGGATCTCGATGTTCATGATCGCGTCGACCAGCTGGATGAGCCACGCGTTGTTGCGCACCGAAATCTGCCCGGCATCCCGCAACAGCCGACCGGTTTGGCGCATAACCAGATTCGTACGATCGACTCCGCCCGGTGCCACCAGCGGATCCAGTGCGTCGAGCAGATCGGGCGCCAACCCAAGCGCCGGTATGGCGGCGCTCAGGCCGTTCAAGAACGACGCTAGGACCGAAAGCGATTGGGAGACAGGCATGGTCTGGGAGTCGGCGAGGATCTTCGCGAGATCTAGCCCTGCCTTGGCCGCCGGCTCGACGATGTCGGCGTGGCGGCGCAGCACCTCGATGACGTGGTCGAATTCGGGTGTGTCCAGGATCCGGCTGATGCGTTGGCCCTGTCGCAGCAAGCCGGTAACCGACGCCGCCTCGGCGTCAGTGTGCAAAACCAGGGTCTGGTTCGCGGGCAACCGGGGGCCCCTGCCCTCGCTGACGAGTTCAACGGCCGCCGTGCCAAAGACATTCGACGACGTGAACCTGGCTATGGTGTCGGTAGTCAGCACCTTCGCTTGGCCCGGGTCGAGCAGCACCGTCATCGTCTGCCGGTGGTAGCCCGTCGATTCCAGCGTCTTGACCGAGCCGATGGCCAGCCCGTGGAACTTCACCTCCGCGCCGGGGGCCAAGCCTTCGCCGATCGTGTTGGCTACCACGGTCAGCTTGAACGTGTCGTCGTACTTGCCGGTGGCCGCCTGATACAAGGTGACGCCCATGATTGCCAGCACCACGGCCGCAATCAGGCCCCGGATTCTTAGCGCCGTTGAACTGGATGACCGCATGACCTACCCCGACAGCCGCAAGCCGGGGTTGTTGCCCCAAAACAGCAGTGTCAGCACCATGTCGGCGATGACGACGGTGATCAGGCTGGCGCGGATCGCTCGACCCGAGGCATGTCCGACGCCCTCGGGACCACCGCCGGCGTAGTAGCCCTCGTAACCGTGGATGGCGACGATGAGGGTCACGAAAATGATCGCCTTGATCACCGAGAACCCCACGTCCGACGGCTGGATGAACGAGTCGAAGTAGTGGTAATAGGTGCCCGAGGCTTGATGGAGGTTGACCACCAGCGCGCAGGACAGATAGCTCAACGCCAGGGCCAACAGATACAGCGGAATGATGGTGATCATCCCGGCGACGACGCGGGGGGTCACTACATATGGGATGGACGGGATCCCTTGGGCTTCAAGCGCATCGATTTCCTCTGCGATGCGCATTGCGCCGATCTCGGCGGTCATTCGGGTACCGGCTTGGGCTCCGAAGCCGATTGCCGCGATCATCGGGGCCATCTCCCGGGTGTTCGCATAGGCGGAGATAAACCCGGTCAATGGCCCCATCCCGACCATGTCCAAGACGGCGTACCCCTCGACCCCGACCGAACCCCCTATCGCGGCGCCCATGAACGCCAGCACGCCAATGGTGCCGCCACCTACGACCAGCGAACCGTTGCCCCAAATCATGTCGACCAAGATCGCTCCCGTCTGGCGCCGGTAGCGCGCGACGGTCCGCGGAATCGCGCCCAGCACCAAAGCCAGGAAGGTCGCCTGATGCCCGAGGCGCTCGAATAGCAAGCCGCCCCGGTCGCCGACCCGCAGAGTCGTCGCCAATCCGGGCGGCAGATGCCGCGAAGGTGTTGCCATCAGCCCACCTTCGTTGGCATGAACAGGGTGACAAATTCGGTGATCACCAGGTTGAGCACAAACACCGTGACCACCCCGAGGACGACGGCCGCGTTCACCCCGTCGGCCACGCCTCGCGGCCCGCCCTTGGTCTCCAGACCCCGTTGGCAGGCGATCAGTGTCACGATCACCCCGAAGAGCCACGTCTTCAGCAGCGCCACAACAACATCCGCGATCGTGGCGAAGGACCCGAACGACGCGATGTAGCTACCGGGGGTGCCGGACTGAAACCCCACATTGATCACGTAGCCCGCGGAGAGCCCCATGAAGACGATGAAGATGCACAACGCCGGCGACACCAAGACGATCGCCGCCAGCCGGGGCGTGACGAGTCGTTGCACCGGGTCGATACCCATGACGCGCAGCGCGTCGACCTCGTCGCGGATGCTGCGAGCGCCCAGGTCGGTGGTTATCGCCGCGCCGGCGGCGCCGCCCAGTAGTAATGCGGCGACGATTGGCGCGGCCTGACGGATGACGCCAAGGCCGCCGGCCGCACCGGAGATCGATGTCGCTCCCACCTGCTGGATGACGCTGCCCACCTGGACGGCGACGATCACCCCGAACGGGATGGATATCAGTAACGCCGGAATCGCCGTGACGCCGACGATGAACGAAGCCTGGTTGACGGTGTCCCGCCACGGGTGGCGCAGCCGGACTATGTCGGTGAACAGGTAGATAACGGACTGTGCGGCCAACTCGAAGAACCGGCCCAGCGTCTGCAACGATCCGTCGGCCTGTCGCACGACGTAGCGCCGCGATCTGGTGACCATGGCCACCAGCGGCCGGCCAATCGGTGACCTTTTGGGCCCGTCGTCTGCCGCCGACGCAGCCCAAGAATCTGGCTTTGTAAACAAAAGCGACATGGCGGTTCCCTTGATCACTTCGGTCCTTCACGCGTGATTTACGGATGGTATTGAGTTCGCAAAGAACCGCACCACACGTTATAGAACAGAGACTGGTTCGTTATCTACCCGTTATAGTTGTGGAACGTCAACATATTTGACAACTTAGCAGGTCAGCCGTGCGAATAGATCCTTGTAATGTAAAGGATCTTGACAATCGTCCGTAGCATCTTATTTCTCGACCAATTCGGCCCGAACAACCGACGCCGGGGTCTACGCTGCCGTACTTATTCATGAAACGGAGGTTGCAATCATGACGGAAATAGCCGCGGCTCTGGCGACATCAACGAGTGCGCTACGCAGCGAGTACGACGTCTTGATCCTCGGCTCGGGCTACGGCGGCGCCATCACCGCCGCACGACTCGGGGTCGCGAATGCCGCTGCCGGCGGCAAACTCAACATCGCCGTTTTAGAACGCGGCGCCGAGCATCCGACCGGCACCTTCCCGGAGAGTGAGACGGCCGCCGCGGCCGAACTTCGTTCACCCTTGAATCCCTTGGGGCTCATCGAGATTGAGCGATTCAAGACCATCGACGTGATCCACGCGAACGGCCTCGGGGGCACCTCGCTGATCAACTTCAATGTGGCGATCGTTCCCGATCGGGAAGTGTTCTCGTCGTGGCCGCGGGAGTTCCGCGAGCTCGTCGAGCAACAAACCGATGGTGTGGGCGGGCTGGCGGAATACTATGCGCGGGCGCGCCACATGCTCGGCGCGGTGCCTTACGCGGAGCATGTCCCGCTGCGCCGAGTGGAGGCATTCAGGCAGATCGCCAAAAACGCCGGCGCCCAGATGCAGGTCCTCGACATCACGGTCAGCACCGAGGATCGGGTGACCAAGTACGGCGTGCAGCGGCGCCGCTGCCCCAACCACGGCGGCGACGGTACCGGCGACAACACGGGTTCGAAGAACACCTTGATGACCAACTACCTACCGATGGCGGCGCACTTCGGCGTTCAGTTGTTCGCGGGCATCGAAGCTCAACGCATCGAACCGACAACCGACGGCGGCTGGCGGGTGATCACCCGTCGCACCGGCGCAGAAAAGGAGGTCGACGAGGTCCGCGAGATCGTCGTCACCGCCCGTCGCGTCGTGGTCTCCGCAGGCACCCTCGGCAGCAACGGAATCCTGCTGCGTTCGCGTCGGGCGGGACTGCCGCTGTCGACGCGGCTGGGCAAGAACTTCAGCGGCAACGGCGACAATTTCGGCATCGCTTACAACACCGACATGCAGACCGACACCCAAGCCTGGGCGACCACCGACGGGCCGCCCCGATCGGACCTTGGGTGCGGGCCCAGCATTACCGCCGTAATGCGTTTCGGCGCGGACCAATCCGACTTGCGCAAACGGTTCACCGTGCAGGACTTGTCGCTGCCCCGCGCGCTCATCGACGGCTTCCGCTTCGGGT is a genomic window containing:
- a CDS encoding MlaD family protein produces the protein MRKVSGSVLWLTAFTAIATVCAIIVVTALRSPVNGPVTHYTATFTDVSGLDIGNDVRISGVQVGKVEAIRLDGRTAKVAFSALNEHPLYRNTVAAVRFQNLLGQRYVELVQPAATGERLAAGATIPIGQTVPSFDITKLFNGFRPVFATLDPAQLNQFGENLLRLIQGDDTGLGPVLHDLDAISKFAVNRQAAITVLIRNLGEISRDLGGKSRQLFHLIATLNQLLTKFTSKADEFRASIDIELPLLRSLVHILQHAERTFDGSTVPLYDLTSRMFPQTPTIIAGLSLVPSLIQGLRDSLIDDQQETAAFTCSRGQVRLPGIGEVSFAQQDLVVCE
- a CDS encoding MlaD family protein, which codes for MRSSSSTALRIRGLIAAVVLAIMGVTLYQAATGKYDDTFKLTVVANTIGEGLAPGAEVKFHGLAIGSVKTLESTGYHRQTMTVLLDPGQAKVLTTDTIARFTSSNVFGTAAVELVSEGRGPRLPANQTLVLHTDAEAASVTGLLRQGQRISRILDTPEFDHVIEVLRRHADIVEPAAKAGLDLAKILADSQTMPVSQSLSVLASFLNGLSAAIPALGLAPDLLDALDPLVAPGGVDRTNLVMRQTGRLLRDAGQISVRNNAWLIQLVDAIMNIEIPAMYAVGSLAPAYDRLSGLLDRTSAAFPVIDGEVRMRTEVILQAPGGGR
- a CDS encoding MlaE family ABC transporter permease; the protein is MATPSRHLPPGLATTLRVGDRGGLLFERLGHQATFLALVLGAIPRTVARYRRQTGAILVDMIWGNGSLVVGGGTIGVLAFMGAAIGGSVGVEGYAVLDMVGMGPLTGFISAYANTREMAPMIAAIGFGAQAGTRMTAEIGAMRIAEEIDALEAQGIPSIPYVVTPRVVAGMITIIPLYLLALALSYLSCALVVNLHQASGTYYHYFDSFIQPSDVGFSVIKAIIFVTLIVAIHGYEGYYAGGGPEGVGHASGRAIRASLITVVIADMVLTLLFWGNNPGLRLSG
- a CDS encoding MlaE family ABC transporter permease is translated as MVTRSRRYVVRQADGSLQTLGRFFELAAQSVIYLFTDIVRLRHPWRDTVNQASFIVGVTAIPALLISIPFGVIVAVQVGSVIQQVGATSISGAAGGLGVIRQAAPIVAALLLGGAAGAAITTDLGARSIRDEVDALRVMGIDPVQRLVTPRLAAIVLVSPALCIFIVFMGLSAGYVINVGFQSGTPGSYIASFGSFATIADVVVALLKTWLFGVIVTLIACQRGLETKGGPRGVADGVNAAVVLGVVTVFVLNLVITEFVTLFMPTKVG
- a CDS encoding GMC oxidoreductase translates to MTEIAAALATSTSALRSEYDVLILGSGYGGAITAARLGVANAAAGGKLNIAVLERGAEHPTGTFPESETAAAAELRSPLNPLGLIEIERFKTIDVIHANGLGGTSLINFNVAIVPDREVFSSWPREFRELVEQQTDGVGGLAEYYARARHMLGAVPYAEHVPLRRVEAFRQIAKNAGAQMQVLDITVSTEDRVTKYGVQRRRCPNHGGDGTGDNTGSKNTLMTNYLPMAAHFGVQLFAGIEAQRIEPTTDGGWRVITRRTGAEKEVDEVREIVVTARRVVVSAGTLGSNGILLRSRRAGLPLSTRLGKNFSGNGDNFGIAYNTDMQTDTQAWATTDGPPRSDLGCGPSITAVMRFGADQSDLRKRFTVQDLSLPRALIDGFRFGLMGLAATSYRDFRRAKLDRWRRDIMFNTDGAMNHSLGFLIMLHDNSDGELVLRKNGTVKIDWPGAPTERIYHDVDAVMKPAVEAIGGTYMKNPRWDKRLLGKHLITAHPMGGCATADNVDAGVVDHAGRVFRPDGGTYDGLYVCDASVIPRAIGVNPFLTISMFAERTAELLRAELGLPGYDPGVEADDRV